From Octopus sinensis linkage group LG14, ASM634580v1, whole genome shotgun sequence:
CTTTACGCATCTTTGAGGAGTTTGGTTGCCCGCTTGTTAGCCTCGTCGATGCGAGTTTCGTTCGACTCGGCCTTCTGCTGGATTCGATCCACCTGCCTGTTTTGACCCCCAATCTCGTTGCCCATGTCAATGGCCATGTTCCTCAAATTTCCAATCATGCCACTGACCTCTTTGATGTTGGTCTCCATCTCCTCTTCCCTCGCATCACCGGTGATGCGAGTCACGTATCCAGAGCTCGGTCCACCCATGCCGTTTTGATCACCAACCACCATTCTTGGTCCGTTCGTGTTGGTAGGGCCGTCATCATCCTTTTTCCAGGTGTTTGCATAATCCCCACTCTTCTCAAACGACTTGCCCTTTTTCCAAGGCAGCACGCATAGACCACAGCATTTCTCCATTCCTTCGAGATTTTTCTCAGCGTCTCGCATGTCCTGGTTGATCTGATCAAGACCTTCCTCTATACGATCCAACTGCTCTCCCTGTTCGTCGAGCATGACAAGGGTTCGAATACCAGCTTCTTTACTCTCTTCACACATCGTCAACATCCTCCGTGTTGACTCCAGCGAATCATCGGTAGTCTGATGAGATTTCTGCTGGATCTCCTCCAACTCAGTCTTCGGTGGTGGTGCCTCACCATTCATTTCAGCCATTTTGGATGTTTGTTAATctgcaaataataaaaaagaaagaggtaagtatacatacatacatacagagagagggagagagagagagagagaggatgagagagcgtgtgtgtgtgtggtgtgtgtgtgtgtgtgtgtgtgcgtgcgtgcgcatgtgtgtgtgtgtgtgtggtccttAATGTTAAAAAACATCagaaacattaattgtgacttcgaagttttgccaaaagcagctttttttaataaacaagaAAGAAGTATAgaaacagagagcgagagagagagagagagatgagagagagagtgtgtgtgtgtgtgtgtgagtgtgtgtgcgcatgtgcgtgtattGGGTTggtaagaaaggcggcgagctagcagaaacattagcacaccgggcgaaatgcttagcggtatttcctctgccattacgttctgagttcaaattccgccaaggtcgactttgcctttcatcctttcggggtcgataaattaagtaccagtaacacactagggtcaatgtaatcaacttaatccctttgtctgcctttgtttgtcccctctatgtttagcccttcgtgggcaataaagaaataagaaagtaatttcggttttttagtgtgaaataaaagtcagTTTTTATCTTACAaaaatgaactttaatcaattatatattttgctcaatgatcttttgccatctttctgacGACTTCATGGTTCTGCactcatagaacttctggtccttatcagccaaaaactAAAGCAAGGgcaatttcaggtcatcatccCTATTAAAAGTTTTACTatacaaagaattttgcaaacttcaaaataaatgataatctgatggtgcaaggtcagggcTATGTGGTGGATGTGgcatcacttcccaaccaagctccaaaAATTTTTCACAAGTTAGCAAAGACATGTATAGTCTAGTGTTTTCATGGTGGAACATgattcctttacgatttgccaattctggctgtttttctttgattgttttcctcagtttcattagttgttggcagtaaacatctgaattgatcatttggttccttggaagcagctcaaaatagaCAACActtttgtaatcccaccaaattgacagcatgacctttttttgatgcaattcagctttcaaTGCAGTTTGTGCTGGTTCGTTATgcttggaccatgatcgtttttgattgatgttattgtagacaatccattcCTCATAACAAGTGATGATTCATTTCAAAAATGGTTGATTTCATTGTGTTTGAGATGCATATCGTAAATATTGATTTGTTGTGTTAAATGAATCACTATTAAGCTTCTTAATGAGTTCAAGggattttaagtgattttcaattatTGTGTGGGATACATATAACCTCtctgacaatcagattcaattatggctttgatttggtcatcatcaacttcagtaggtcaACTAGAATGTTGGTcgtctttgagtgaaaaatctccagaatggggtttttaaaatcatttctgaCGTGTGTGTTCTgataagcaatcaacaccataggcctcacacatctcaatgtgagcctcagcagctttcttgcctttatggaaatagaaaagcaaaatatggcgaaaatgtctgtttttgcactccatgttaaaattgacactgaactaacaactgtaaacaaatttatgagcaatttgcttctaaagtaagctaaaagtaatggctatcaaatgccaaaaggaaaaaaaaatcataacattgacaaaagtcattcaaaaacGTCATAACTGTttgtgaaaaatgaaataattttcttgccaacccaacatacacacatatatcatcatcatcatcatttaacatccattttccatgctagcatgggttggacggttcgaccagggtctgggaagccaggaggctgcaccaggcacatatatg
This genomic window contains:
- the LOC115219147 gene encoding synaptosomal-associated protein 25, yielding MAEMNGEAPPPKTELEEIQQKSHQTTDDSLESTRRMLTMCEESKEAGIRTLVMLDEQGEQLDRIEEGLDQINQDMRDAEKNLEGMEKCCGLCVLPWKKGKSFEKSGDYANTWKKDDDGPTNTNGPRMVVGDQNGMGGPSSGYVTRITGDAREEEMETNIKEVSGMIGNLRNMAIDMGNEIGGQNRQVDRIQQKAESNETRIDEANKRATKLLKDA